Genomic window (Notolabrus celidotus isolate fNotCel1 chromosome 15, fNotCel1.pri, whole genome shotgun sequence):
TTCTGTCATTTAATTCCATTGTGATTGTCTCGTGCCTTGATTGTCAAAAGCTCGATATGGGATTGATTAGCTGTCCTTCATTATGGGGAGAAGACACTggctgctactgatgctaaaCTGTCTTCTAAGCTTTGCCTTTGGAATGCAGAATACCTTTGAACAAAGGTGGCTATCTGTGCTCACCCAGTTATTATACTTTGCAGTGTCTTATTATAAAGCAGAGTTATTGGAGCAAACGGCAATTAAATAGAATCAGCAAATCCTTCAAAGCCTGCTAACTGCAGCCATGTGTGATCCCCAGTGTACAGCTGACCACCACTGAGTGAGAACTCTTCTCAGCATTGAGGTTGATTGTCACACTGTGAAAGGTAATTTTAATTAATTGTCatagttgtgtgttttttggctGTACACTAGAGACTGTTTGCATTTCCTGAGGGGATCCCAGGCAGAACTTTAGTAATTGGTTTAAAGTTCTAGTCTTGTTGAAACTCTTTATGTCTGTAGGTTAGATAATTTTGACTTGatgcaaagaaagttaaacaatCAGACAAAGTCATTGTATATTGTGGTTTTACTGGAATAGAAACATCaccacaaaacaaagaaaattcaGGTCATCTGACTGGCGGTGACGCAATATCCTTATAGGTTCTTTATTTGACAGCACGTCCCATGATCACTATCTAGGACAAAGACTTATCCAAGAGAGCTTCATCtatcatgaatgtgtgtgtgtgcatgcatgtgtgtgtgtgtctgtgtgtgcgagGAGAGGGTGAGCCcagcattcattttgatttatgTAGTAACAGGTAGACGCCAACAGAGGTCACTTTTCAGCCTTTTCTACTACACCTACAGTTCTCAGTGAGTGGAGGAAAATGTGTGACCTTCTTATATGTGGTGACATCTAAACCTCATTAATATTTATCAACCCAACTTGTCACAAATTTTAATTTACAGGAGCAACCTTTTTGTATACTAGCCTGAATCAGGTGTATGCATATATTCAGTCATCCTGTCATAAAGCTCGAAAGTTTTAATCACTTGGCTACAGGCAGCTTTGTGTTAGTTGGAGGAGTAGCTGAAGTTTGTGTGTGCTGACAAGAGATTTTACCTACTGTTATTGTGAAGGGCAGCAGAATTAATACTCAGCTGTTAAATAATACAGAGAAGTCAGAGGGTTTGTATATTTTTCACATGTTTAGCATTAGCGtctgtcaaaagaaaacagttaTAACTTACTATGAACCACATTTATAAAACCTGATGAAACTAGGTCATGTAGGTCACTTGAGTGTTCAGCTGAGAGTCTGTGTAAGTATTGTGTATGCGTTTGAACGGGTGAATGAGTTATAGAAAATATTGATGTATATTGAACTTTCTGTGCTGTATATTACATCGCAAAGTATGTCAGAAATGGATGCAacattttttcaccattagGTGTCACATATTTGTAAAAGGAGACACTATGGTTGCATTATTTCCGGACTGAACTAAACATCATTGTTCAATATGCACTACAAGCCATTGCTATGTCTTATTTTTTGGTGCTACAGAATGTGATTTTTGGGTGCACCAGTTTGACCTGGCGATTAAATGgcacgccccatgtacagaggctgtagtcctcgaaGTGAGTAGCCTGGGTTGCTGCATGTCAGTCCACGTCCTTTCCTCCCAGTTTCCAACTCTATTCActgtcctgtttttatgaataaaggCAGAAAGCACCCCAACcccaaagaaaaataagaataataacaataatattaaaaaaggaaTGTGATGTCCGACAATCCTCTCAAAACCTTTTGGCATTTTGCTTTAAGAACTACTACTACAGCTTTGACCTGGGCATGAAATTATTTTGTCTGTACAGTGACTAATTACATTaatcatttaaaggtacagtgtgtaaaaatGGGAATATTAAGCgatatctagcagtcagatgCTACATCGAAACACTCCCATGCTCACCCCTACACAAGCGACGGTGGCCTTTcaggacaagaagctgctttgatgcatgataagtatgatcctccaatTGTGAAGTGTTTACCATGGAAAACTTTCGTCAATAtaaattattttgcacaaacCACTCTGTTCCTCTTCGTCTCCCATAAGTTTCATTTTTGGTGGCCACTCACTAATTACAAAAATGCTAATGGCcgttactagtttgtccgtgctgtgctgctgtagaatCATGAAAGCATCCACTGACGGGGACCTGATCCTTCTGTAGATATCAAAGTCTCATTCTAAGTAAACAAAAACTAACCTATTTTATATTAAGATAATTATGAGCTAGCGTAGACAGACTTATGAttattatattctatttattCAAGGCTCTTTTGCTAAATATCGCtaaatactgcacactacacctttaaaataTTAGATGTTTACATTGGTTGTTTGGTTTACCCATATTTGTGGCAAGTGCATGCATTTAAAAGCTATGTGAGTGGTTTGCTTAAACGTTCCTGAATTAATTTTCCATTTGCCCCACAGTAGACCACGTTTGCTCTTTCTTTAAAGACTCAGTTTCCAATGACATCATGAGTTGCAAGTTATTTTTCCACCCCTTCAAATAGCTTGTGTCATAATAACACATGACAACCTGAGGGACGCAGCCACCCAGCAGCCCTACTCTGATCTGATAGAGTGCAACAACATTTAATCAGAGTCTAAGTCCCTGTTGTCTTttgatttatctatttatttatatatttgcagATCTTAAGCTCCCCTGAACAGTTTTTCCAATGACTTTAAACACCTGATCCCCCATGACCTGAATGCAACAGAGAAACGGGTTGAGGTCAGTCAGCTCAACAAGATCAGCCAGCCAGTAATCGGCCCCCAAATGTAGACCTGTGAATTTTTGAGTCTCATCCGGCTGTGGATaaagaaatatttaaacatGACATGGCACGTACTCgttgtttatttttaacccaACCTTTacatatacaaaaaaacagGGTTTATTAATAGTGACATTGCATAATGGTCGTTTGCCTGGAGTGAGGGGATCTAAATATGATCCAGCAGTGTGTTGTAACAGTGACGACTCGCAGCATGACTACCACATGCTAGGGGTCAGATCTGTGCCAACGTCCTGTAACGACACACGCCTCAGATACAAACACACGGTAGCAGCTTCTCACGTGGGCTTGAGGTAGTTATAGAGGCCACTGAGTCCCCCTTGCAGCACCTCCTGGATAGGTTTGAGGAGGGGGTTGTGGATTATATGGAGTCCTTTATCCATCGGGTGGCATGCCAACTTGCCAAGCCTGCTCAGTAGGTACATTTCCACTGGCACATTTTGCAGATCATTGAAGTCAACATTGAGGAGTTCTAAAGACTCCAGGAAGCACAGTGTTTTAGGTAATGTGTGGATGCTGTTCCCCTCCACAATGAGGATCTTCAAGTTTACCAAGTCCTGAATTTGGTCCGCAATGGTCTCCAGACGATTGCAAGCCAGGTGAAGGAAGACGAGTCCTTTCATGCTGTAGACGCATGTTGGGATGTGGACGATGCGGTTGTGGCTGAGGTTGAGTTTGGTCAGATTGCACATGGACCCCAAGCTGCCAGGAAGGCCCGTGATCTGGTTGTTAGCCAGACTGAGTACCTCCAGACAAGAGCAGGAGCCAAGTTCCTCTGGCACTTCACTCAAGCGATTCCGACACGCAAAAAGAACCCGCAGCTTCTTCAGGAGGCCGATCTCAGGTGGAAGACTTGACAGGTTGTTTCCCCACAAGTTGAGGACCACCAGATTGTCCAGAGTTCCCAGGGCAGGGGGCAAAGAGCACAGGGAGTTCATGGACAAGTTTAGCTTCTGCACTTCTCGGAGCTCCCACAGCTCACTGGGGGTCCCGTGTAACCCCCGCATGGCAAGACTGAGGGTGCTGTAACCAAAGTGCACTGTGGTATGTCTGCGGAACCTCTCAGCAGCCGAGGACAGGCTTGGCACATCGTCTTTGCCAGCGCTCTTCCTCCTTTGACTCAACTCATTTAAGTCCTTGTTGGGGAAACCACGAGATTGTTTCCCACCCATTGTTCTTGCAAATCTTTCAGTCCAATCACTTGTACGTCGGTGTCAACATGCAACACCCTGAATCCCCAACATTGAGAAGATTGCTATGAATACTGACCACTGACAGATCTCAAGGGTTCCTGAACGAACATGATCTGCTCTACGGGTTTGTTGTAGAACTCCTGATGTTTGGCAGCCGTTCCTCTGAGTCCTGGCTGAGTGTTCCCTCACAGAGTTGGGTTGCAGGCTGCTTTAAGTGAGCACTGTGAGGACTCGTGGTCTGTATCTCCCAGACCAACTGCCTGTCTTACAGGATTTCATGCCCCAGCTGGCCCTGTCACTTTGCAAGTCCACAGATAGCACCCTGCTCCCCTCCCACTCCGAGGGCAGGACTGGGGGTAGGATGCTGTGTGAGCTCAATCAGCTGATGTCACTGCCATGATCTCATAGTGGAACACATAGAAATACAAcagtacacacaaacacggtCACACTTTGTACTTGTTGTGCTTATAGCCACACCTGCTAGCTTtgaaagtgcatttcatttaaaatatttaaaatatttcagataCCATCCCTcgcttctattttctttttgcaaTAGTCGGCCCCTTTACTTAAATATGGAACCAAGCTGGCAGCCGTGAATCATCTCTCAAAAAAGTAACAGATCTTAGAGGTATTAGTGGAACCTTATGCACAGACATGTGCTGCTTTAATCTCAAGAGCAAAAGGACATGGGACATTTCAGTATGTTACTGGAAAACTCCACTGTTATTCAGACGCTCCTTTATGTGGCCCCAAGGGGATTATCTCTCTTTATGCAAAAGCTCATTCTGGGctgcatttacatttttgaatttgTCTTTCCCCCCAGCAATTTACACACTGAGGTGAAAAGTCCTCACGCGCCTTTTCTCTTAAGTGTCTTTGTAGTTTTCACAGAGAGCTTTTTGTTCCACTTCCCCTTAAGAGGCTAAATTGAAGGAAGATTCAAGGATGATACATTTCCAGTCTTTGTCTTGAGAAAGTGCCAATTGTTTCTCTTCATGTCTGATGTTTAGTtcaaagacagagcagagaaaatAACTCTTCATGCTTATGTTGAGATGCAGCGTGTTTAACTTTGACTTCATATTTCAATGTCATGCAACTTAATACTTCAACTCTACTTCTGCTCAGAGCAATCTTCCTCCAGTGCAGAAACTGAAGTTAGTAGTTAATTAACAGATAACGCATGCACAAGAAACAAATGAAGAGTTTATAAAATATAATGCATTCATGTTGTTTGAAGGCATTGAGAGGAAAGTTTAGCTGATTTTGAAGTAGCGTCACTCCTATGCCTGggttatacttctgcattgaatctaCGACATAGCTTGTGCTCTAGGATTGTGTATCCCTGTACCTATGCAGAAGCCTGCCTACAAAGACTGACGAGCACCTCCTCAGAAATGTAACTTTGCATTGAAACAATGCcaactgcaagccctgtgattggtccgctgagTAGCATCgtaatttcctgcatttacaacacttctgtGTAAAAAGCAGAGTTGATATTCGACACTCACTCTGAAGTATCTATGTTTAGAACTCACTTGTAAAGTTTAGCAGTGAGACGTTAGTTAGCAAGCAGAGGaggtggttgttgttttttagataactttctTTGGCCATAATGTTTTgtactcatggctgatactggagcaggattagcaaaaaAGATGTTCGTTTCTGTTGAAATATTGTTTCAGACAGAGAAACTTTACAACCAGAGCTTTGCTAGCCAAAAGAGCAAAATAACTATGAACAGTATTCAGTGTTTATACCGGCATGTGAATGCTTCACAACTACACCAGGGAAATGTTGCTTACACATATATAACCATCAGTAATAATTATCAGCAGAGCTTTGACTTTTGCTTCAGCGAAGGCCTAAAGTAGCCCTAAAAATTAAAGAGGCTCTTTACTCTATGTTTTACTGCTCTGAAGGAACTCTATCAAACACTCAGCTCTTTGTATCCCAAATCACATGCTCCTCCCTCTGGGCTCTACAATCTAAACAGCATGTGATTACTTCTTTATTACTGTCATCGATCCAGAGGAGAAATAttccaagaaaaaaatcatttaaaagacGAAAAACACTAGAGAGACAGGCTGCTCAAGCTCCATGTTACAGGATGGATGGGCGTGCATCCGGTGCCATATGTACAGAATGTACAGTACAGCCTGTAATCTGAGCTGTGGTGCCAATATCTGTCATAGTAAGCCTTTACTTTCTATTTCTGTTAATGTAAACAAAGGGTGAAGAAGGGGAATCACAAGGTAGTCACATGGTACTATTACTATGAAGTAGTATTATAGTAATTTTTGGAAACAGTGTCGCAACATTTGTTCGACAAAACTGTTTCAGTGTATGTTAAGATAAGTATAATACAGGGATTAAAATGGGATATAGTAACATTAATGATGTTATAAAATTATTAAGACTTAATTTAGACTGATGTATTCAAAATATTAAAGTCTCCTTTCGAATGTtgaaaaaacacatacaaaatatTGGAAATTAAAACTgttatattataataattaaaatggTGTGCTGTGTTATGTAATAGCCATGTTATTATAATGTTGAAATCATTaaaatcagtcagtcagtcattcaaattatttcagaaTAAATtgtttatcagaatcagaatcagaatcagctttattcgccaagtatgcttgaacaaacaaggaatttgactttagtaaactgtgctctctttgtacaaggcataagaataggagtaagaataagaactacaataaaaaaaaaataaaataaataaaaaaaatatatgataaCAACAACCTTAGCTATATTATGACATTTTATAATGCAGTATGATTTATACATTCAGTTAAAAAACTCATAGTAGCTCAGATTCACAAGTTGGTAATGCTAGCATGTCAACCGAGTCTGGTCATCCTCCTTGTGggacaaattaacattaaagtcAACATTTCAACTTATGGTCAAGTTAAAGCATTAGTCTGATGATTTGTTACAATTCACATTAAACTTTTAAGTCTCTAAAATCAGCCTGAGATGGAAACCAGTGTTTTTGCAACAGTGTTTACAGATTTAAAATGCTAACACAAActtacatttttgccacagtgtcaacaggcagagatgaaaaGGGCCGTAACTCCTTTTCAcacattgatttgatatgacgtatgtgatcaggttgtccatgGCTTcgcttttgttgttgagaattcATAATAGGTGTtgtggagttttgaccaatcacaatcaagtattaaacactGCCTGGGAATGAGTAACTTGGTAATAATACAGCTTACCCCATGGAGACACATTCCattcaatacaataaaaactcATTGATATTATCAATTATCTGTTTCTATCATGTATTCACAGGATGAGGTAAATGTCTCTACAactgaatttaaatatttttaaaagaagaacttTTATCTGCCTACAACTAGATTTAGTGTGATCTACAACGCTTATAAaagctaaaaagaaaaagtctaATGAAATGTTATGTTATTGTCTTATTACTGTGCCCTCAACTAATATGCATCTTTATtccttttaaatgacaaaacatTCACTAATAGTTATTTAATATTGATTATCATTTCTTGAGTGGGGTCCTTAAGGTGATAAAGATGTTTGTTAGTAACACGAGAGGTCTACATGTATGAACTGTGAACACTTTGTATAAACGTTAGGGGTGTAAATGGGACCTTGGACCTGATCCACTTTCCGCTGCAGGCTTACAGAGTCTGAGCAGGACTTAGAGTGGCCTTAGTCATCATTCTTTCCCCCAGTCCAGTAATCAAAGTACTTGGATGACAGTTAGCAGTGATATCCAACTCTGGGGACTCTGAGCTCGGCAACATCAGCACTTATGACTGACAGCTTGAATCATGTGTTTGCTGAATTGGACTCTGGAGATGTGAGGCTTGTTGGGGGCGCATTGTCCATCCAGGCAGCTGCTTGTGCAGCCTGTCTCATCTGGACACTGTTGAGTAAATGTTTACAACTTCATATCAACTTTGTGGCTGACTGCTACAAGACAAAGAGATGATCTGTGCTGCTGattttgtgtttatatgtgtgccTTGGCTGATTTCCTAAACAGAAGGATTGCTACAGTCGTCTATTTATATGAAAAATGACACCTCAGCTGTAACCATCAGAGCATCCCCCTCATGCGCAAACACATCCCTGGAGTGTCTCGAAACACATGCTGTCAAATTCCAGAAAACCCTCCCGTGGCTTCATATGCATATACCTCATTATGGGTTAACTGTAGCATTGCAATACCTGCAGAATGCtgagatggatggacagatggaggcAGGAGGTGGGAGAGAAACTAGGCAGGTAGGCTAGAAGATGGACATACCGAATAATTCTGTGACAGAGAGATGTCATCATGACATATTCCTCCATAACACACCATCACCGAACACATCCTCATAATCCTGCAGGGCATGAATCTTCATTAAATGCTCCTTTTTATCCTGTGCAAATGAATCTTCCTTTCTACCAAAGGAACAGATGTGTGGAAACAGCTTGAGATTTGAAATTACAAGAAAATGGGATTTACCACTCCTCTTGCATTCACACAACACCTTAATATGGAGTCCCATTAGCACCAAATGAGGATGAGTTATTCACTCTGAGAACAGTTACACCCTCCAGTCCTCGGGGTGACAAAAATGATCTCATTTGAGGAAGCTCATCTGGTTATGTGGCACAATAATGACTCCGGGTGAGCTACCGTTAGAGACTCAAGTTCAAGATATATACCATTATCACTTGTTCATTACTGTGGAGGCTCCTGGCGATGACAGATGATATATGGCCCTGCTGCCACAGAGTCTGCCATAGGTGTCTCTCTTCTGTTGAAATGTAAGGAGTACCTGCCAGGACCCAGGGCTCTCAAAGGTCTATATTGCAGACACATTCCTCCCTGAAGCCAGCACTCTTATTTAAGAATATGTTCCCTCTTTAGACAGAATAAAAGACAAGGTCAGGTCCAAGAGACAAGAAATATGCATTTTGCAAGCCTATTGAGTATTCCAGACAAAATTAGCGTCATGAAATGGAAGAGAGGATGTGAATGGGGGGGTAGATGGCGAGCCACCTAAGCTGATAATCGTCTATTATTCAGCAGGTGCAGATGTGAATATTCACACCACTGGACACCTTCCACTCTCAGTTTGTGCACGCATACAGGCATGCACCAGGCTAATGGAGTCTGTTGAAAGCAGCCGTGCATTTTTGTCAAAATATCGAGGATAAGTCACACATTTGAATCACCATCTGGAAATTGGCTGCAACATTGCTCAGCCCCAAACCTCCAGGTGACACAAAAGATCTACTCAGCAATTCAAATTAGCAGGGAGGAAATTTGAGGGAGCGTCCACCGAGGCTGCTCAGAGGCTGAATACAAGgccaaaacatttcatttcagtgtttcaaatgttcattcATTTACCAGATTGGACACACTGAGGCGGCCCCTGGCCCTGGAAATAATGGTTTTAACATATTCAGGCA
Coding sequences:
- the LOC117826498 gene encoding leucine-rich repeat-containing protein 30-like, with translation MGGKQSRGFPNKDLNELSQRRKSAGKDDVPSLSSAAERFRRHTTVHFGYSTLSLAMRGLHGTPSELWELREVQKLNLSMNSLCSLPPALGTLDNLVVLNLWGNNLSSLPPEIGLLKKLRVLFACRNRLSEVPEELGSCSCLEVLSLANNQITGLPGSLGSMCNLTKLNLSHNRIVHIPTCVYSMKGLVFLHLACNRLETIADQIQDLVNLKILIVEGNSIHTLPKTLCFLESLELLNVDFNDLQNVPVEMYLLSRLGKLACHPMDKGLHIIHNPLLKPIQEVLQGGLSGLYNYLKPT